In Anseongella ginsenosidimutans, one genomic interval encodes:
- a CDS encoding GNAT family N-acetyltransferase: METLNDFLITVADERHLDYAETITTEMAESAKARGTGIAQRSPEYIRKKMQEGKAVIALHKDGSWAGFCYIETWGHGKFVANSGLIVHPDYRKHGLAKAIKYRIFELSREKYPESKIFGLTTGFAVMKINSELGYEPVPYSELTDDEEFWKGCRSCVNHDILMSKERKNCLCTAMLYDPEEKEEERREKERKEKEDAEKIAREKLEQITHKATLLERINARLKRSAKVFVLLSKV; encoded by the coding sequence GTGGAAACATTAAACGACTTCTTAATCACTGTTGCGGATGAACGGCATTTGGACTATGCCGAAACCATCACCACTGAAATGGCCGAAAGCGCCAAAGCAAGGGGTACCGGCATCGCGCAGCGTTCCCCTGAGTACATCAGGAAAAAAATGCAGGAAGGGAAAGCAGTGATCGCTTTGCATAAGGACGGTTCCTGGGCCGGGTTTTGTTATATCGAAACCTGGGGCCACGGGAAATTCGTAGCCAATTCGGGCCTGATCGTGCATCCTGATTACCGCAAACACGGCTTGGCAAAAGCCATCAAATACCGTATTTTTGAGCTTTCCCGGGAAAAATACCCGGAATCAAAGATCTTCGGCCTTACCACCGGCTTTGCAGTAATGAAAATTAATTCGGAGCTGGGCTACGAACCGGTCCCCTATTCGGAACTTACTGATGATGAGGAGTTCTGGAAGGGCTGCAGGAGCTGTGTAAACCATGACATACTCATGAGCAAAGAGCGTAAGAACTGCCTTTGTACAGCCATGCTTTACGATCCCGAAGAAAAGGAAGAAGAACGCCGGGAAAAGGAACGCAAGGAAAAGGAAGATGCGGAAAAAATCGCCCGTGAAAAGCTGGAGCAGATTACGCATAAAGCCACTTTACTCGAGCGGATCAATGCCCGCCTAAAGCGTTCGGCGAAGGTATTCGTATTATTGTCAAAAGTCTGA
- the argC gene encoding N-acetyl-gamma-glutamyl-phosphate reductase: MKKINIGIVGSAGYTGGELIRLLINHPAAHIAFAHSQSQAGKYVYQVHTDLLGDTDLKFSAETSEDIDVLFLCVGHGNARKYLEANPVADHIRIIDLSQDFRNDPNLEFPAGGGQAGGARHFVYGLPELNREAIKTARNIANPGCFATGIQLALLPLAAAGVLNNDVHLTATTGSTGAGQAPSPTTHFSWRSNNLSVYKPFGHQHLKEITRSLNQLQPGFGSSLNLIPYRGDFSRGIIVSAYLECALDEAAARELYESYYRNHAFTHLSPVNIDLKQVVNTNKCLLYLERHGDKLMIISITDNLLKGASGQAVQNMNLLFALDEQTGLRLKPSAF; encoded by the coding sequence ATGAAGAAAATTAATATTGGCATTGTTGGTTCCGCGGGCTATACCGGCGGAGAGCTTATCCGCCTGCTTATTAACCATCCGGCAGCCCACATTGCGTTCGCTCACAGTCAGAGCCAGGCCGGCAAATATGTGTACCAGGTACATACCGATCTTCTTGGGGATACTGATCTGAAGTTCTCCGCCGAAACCAGCGAAGATATTGATGTACTTTTCCTTTGTGTAGGTCATGGAAATGCCCGGAAGTACCTGGAAGCAAACCCGGTAGCGGACCACATCCGCATCATAGACCTCAGCCAGGATTTTCGCAATGACCCGAACCTGGAATTCCCGGCCGGCGGCGGTCAGGCCGGAGGCGCCCGGCACTTTGTTTACGGATTGCCGGAATTGAACAGGGAAGCGATCAAAACCGCCCGGAATATTGCCAATCCCGGCTGCTTTGCCACGGGCATCCAGCTTGCCCTGCTGCCACTTGCCGCAGCAGGCGTTCTGAATAATGATGTCCATCTGACCGCCACCACCGGTTCTACCGGGGCGGGACAAGCGCCGTCACCCACCACGCATTTCAGCTGGAGGAGCAACAACCTGTCCGTTTATAAGCCATTCGGGCACCAGCACCTGAAAGAGATCACCCGCAGCCTGAACCAGCTGCAGCCGGGATTCGGCAGCTCCCTGAACCTGATCCCCTACCGGGGCGATTTCAGCCGGGGGATCATTGTATCCGCATACCTGGAGTGTGCGCTGGACGAAGCCGCAGCCCGCGAACTATACGAAAGCTATTACAGGAACCACGCTTTCACGCATCTGAGCCCCGTCAATATTGACCTGAAACAAGTAGTAAACACAAATAAGTGCCTCCTTTACCTGGAAAGGCACGGCGACAAACTAATGATCATCAGTATTACAGATAACTTGCTAAAAGGCGCATCGGGCCAGGCAGTACAAAACATGAACCTGCTCTTCGCCCTGGACGAACAAACCGGCCTGAGACTAAAACCCTCAGCGTTCTAG
- a CDS encoding aspartate aminotransferase family protein: MPLFDVYPLFDIEPVKALGSYLWDTKGRKYLDLYGGHAVISIGHSHPHYVQKISEQLSRIGFYSNSVQIPGQQEVADKLAALSGYDDYQLFLVNSGAEANENAFKLASFHTRRKKIISFSKAFHGRTSAAVAATDNPSIIAPVNESGQFIFAPFNDEVALETLMDEEVAAVIIEGIQGVGGVQVPSTAFLRKIRELCNRFGAIMILDEVQSGYGRTGNFFAHQEAGVQPDIISMAKGMGNGFPVGGILIHPSIAARHGMLGTTFGGNHLACAAAAAVLDVMKEEGLVANAARTGDLFIEELTGRQGIREVRGRGLMIGIELEEPCAPVRKTLLQEHGIFTGSSSDKNTIRVLPALNIGEKEVNIFFDAFDKVLKK; this comes from the coding sequence ATGCCACTATTCGACGTATATCCTTTATTTGACATCGAGCCGGTAAAAGCGCTCGGATCTTACCTCTGGGACACCAAGGGCAGGAAATACCTGGACCTCTACGGCGGACACGCCGTCATTTCCATCGGGCACAGCCATCCGCATTACGTGCAGAAAATAAGTGAACAGCTAAGCCGGATAGGCTTCTATTCAAATTCGGTACAAATCCCCGGACAGCAAGAAGTTGCTGATAAGCTCGCCGCATTAAGCGGTTACGATGATTACCAGCTCTTCCTCGTGAATTCCGGGGCCGAGGCGAACGAAAATGCCTTTAAGCTGGCATCCTTCCATACCAGGAGGAAAAAGATCATTAGCTTCAGCAAAGCCTTTCACGGACGCACTTCGGCCGCGGTAGCCGCTACTGACAACCCTTCCATTATCGCACCCGTTAATGAAAGCGGGCAATTTATTTTCGCCCCCTTTAACGACGAAGTTGCGCTGGAAACGCTTATGGACGAAGAGGTAGCAGCAGTCATTATTGAAGGGATACAGGGAGTAGGCGGCGTACAGGTGCCTTCAACTGCTTTCCTCCGGAAGATACGTGAACTCTGCAACCGCTTCGGGGCGATCATGATCCTTGACGAAGTACAATCAGGATACGGCCGCACAGGAAATTTCTTCGCTCACCAGGAGGCTGGTGTACAACCCGATATCATCAGCATGGCTAAAGGCATGGGTAACGGGTTCCCGGTAGGAGGCATCCTGATCCATCCTTCCATTGCTGCCCGGCACGGTATGCTGGGAACGACCTTCGGCGGAAATCACCTGGCCTGCGCCGCCGCCGCAGCGGTCCTGGACGTCATGAAGGAGGAAGGCCTGGTTGCCAACGCCGCCCGGACCGGAGATCTTTTCATCGAAGAACTTACAGGCCGGCAAGGCATCCGGGAAGTGCGCGGACGGGGCCTCATGATCGGTATAGAACTAGAAGAACCTTGCGCCCCTGTACGGAAAACCCTCCTGCAGGAACATGGGATCTTCACGGGTTCTTCTTCCGATAAAAATACGATCCGTGTCCTTCCTGCTTTGAACATCGGCGAAAAAGAAGTAAACATTTTCTTTGATGCGTTTGATAAAGTACTGAAAAAATAG
- a CDS encoding acetylornithine carbamoyltransferase — MKKFTSVSDIEDLPSLLAEALRNKKQPFADKAKGANKTLGLIFMNPSLRTRLSTQKAALNLGMNVIVMNIDKEGWALEFQDGCVMNGSTVEHIREAAGVMGQYCDLLGLRSFPGLVNRDEDYHEEILNKFIRFCGVPVISMESATLHPLQSFADLITIEENKTKKHPKVVLAWAPHVRSLPQAVPNSFSEWMCRAQKEIGLDFVIAQPEGLELNPEFTRGAGITHNLDEALRGADFVYVKNWSSYKNYGQFHADGQDWMIDNRKLKLTSNARVMHCLPVRRDVELAAEVLDGPNSLVLQQAANRVVSAQTVLKKILEAL, encoded by the coding sequence ATGAAAAAGTTTACTTCCGTCAGCGATATTGAAGACCTTCCTTCTCTCTTAGCCGAAGCGCTGAGGAATAAAAAGCAGCCTTTTGCCGACAAGGCGAAAGGAGCAAATAAAACGCTGGGCCTGATCTTTATGAATCCCAGCCTGCGTACAAGGTTAAGCACCCAAAAGGCGGCCCTTAACCTGGGGATGAACGTCATTGTGATGAATATAGACAAGGAAGGATGGGCGCTGGAATTCCAGGACGGCTGCGTCATGAATGGCAGCACCGTGGAACATATACGCGAAGCTGCCGGCGTGATGGGCCAGTACTGCGATCTGCTGGGCCTCCGCAGTTTTCCAGGCCTTGTGAACAGGGACGAAGATTACCACGAGGAGATCCTTAATAAGTTCATCCGCTTTTGCGGGGTTCCCGTGATCTCGATGGAAAGCGCGACCCTCCATCCTCTGCAAAGTTTCGCGGACCTGATCACGATCGAAGAAAATAAAACTAAAAAACATCCAAAGGTCGTATTGGCCTGGGCGCCGCACGTACGCTCCCTACCCCAGGCAGTGCCTAACTCTTTTTCGGAGTGGATGTGCAGGGCGCAAAAGGAAATAGGGCTGGACTTCGTGATCGCGCAGCCGGAAGGGCTGGAACTCAACCCTGAATTCACCCGGGGCGCCGGCATTACCCATAACCTGGACGAAGCCCTGCGGGGAGCCGATTTCGTGTATGTCAAGAACTGGTCTTCTTATAAGAATTACGGGCAATTCCATGCCGACGGCCAGGATTGGATGATAGATAACAGGAAGCTGAAACTTACCAGCAATGCGCGCGTGATGCACTGCCTGCCCGTACGACGGGATGTGGAACTTGCTGCTGAAGTGCTGGACGGCCCTAACTCACTGGTATTGCAGCAGGCTGCGAACCGGGTGGTCAGCGCGCAGACCGTATTGAAGAAAATACTGGAGGCGCTCTAA
- a CDS encoding argininosuccinate synthase yields MKKVVLAYSGGLDTTYCLLYLSKIKHMEVHAVTVDTGGFSKEEIKDIEKRAMELGAASYECVDAVDQYYESCIRYLVFGNILKNNTYPLSVSAERISQAMSIAAYAKKISADAVAHGSTGAGNDQVRFDMIFQILLPGAEIITPIRDLQLSREAEIEFLKSHGVEMNFEKAKYSINKGIWGTSVGGKETLTSGQPLPDAAFPTPVSKEQPEDLTLHFEKGELKGVNEEKFEKPAEAIRRLSAIAAPFGIGRDIHVGDTIIGIKGRVGFEAAAPVLIIKAHHTLEKHVLTKWQLYWKDQLAMWYGNWLHEGQLLDPTMRNIEKFLEDTQQNVTGKVFLTLHPHRFTVNGIESAHDLMSARFGSYGEMNKGWTAEDVKGFTKIFGNQTAIYYNVNEEN; encoded by the coding sequence ATGAAAAAAGTTGTTTTAGCATACAGCGGAGGCCTCGATACCACCTACTGTCTCCTTTATTTATCAAAAATAAAGCACATGGAAGTGCATGCCGTAACGGTGGATACCGGCGGCTTCAGCAAGGAAGAGATAAAGGACATTGAAAAGCGGGCAATGGAACTCGGAGCGGCCAGCTACGAATGCGTGGACGCCGTTGATCAATATTACGAAAGCTGTATCAGGTACCTCGTTTTCGGCAATATTCTGAAAAACAACACCTACCCTCTTTCCGTCAGCGCCGAACGTATTTCCCAGGCAATGTCCATTGCCGCTTATGCGAAAAAGATCAGCGCGGATGCAGTTGCCCACGGAAGCACGGGAGCGGGCAACGACCAGGTACGTTTTGATATGATCTTCCAGATCCTGCTGCCGGGCGCGGAGATCATCACTCCCATACGTGATCTCCAGCTTTCCAGGGAAGCCGAAATAGAGTTCCTGAAAAGTCACGGAGTGGAGATGAATTTTGAAAAGGCGAAGTATTCCATTAATAAAGGGATATGGGGCACTTCGGTTGGCGGGAAGGAGACGCTTACTTCCGGCCAGCCGCTTCCGGACGCAGCCTTTCCTACTCCTGTGAGCAAGGAACAGCCTGAAGATCTCACCCTTCACTTTGAAAAAGGAGAACTGAAAGGCGTTAACGAAGAGAAGTTTGAAAAACCCGCGGAAGCTATCCGCAGGCTGAGCGCAATTGCCGCTCCCTTTGGTATCGGCCGTGATATACACGTTGGCGATACGATCATCGGAATCAAGGGAAGGGTCGGATTTGAGGCTGCCGCCCCGGTACTGATCATAAAAGCGCACCATACTTTGGAGAAACACGTTCTCACAAAGTGGCAGCTTTACTGGAAAGACCAGCTGGCCATGTGGTATGGCAACTGGCTGCATGAAGGCCAATTGCTGGACCCGACCATGCGGAACATCGAAAAGTTCCTGGAAGACACCCAGCAAAACGTAACAGGAAAGGTTTTCCTGACGCTTCACCCCCACCGTTTTACCGTGAACGGCATTGAATCGGCGCATGACCTGATGTCCGCCCGCTTTGGCAGCTACGGTGAAATGAACAAGGGCTGGACCGCCGAAGACGTTAAGGGATTCACCAAAATATTCGGCAACCAAACGGCCATCTATTATAACGTAAATGAAGAAAATTAA